One window of Mediterraneibacter gnavus ATCC 29149 genomic DNA carries:
- a CDS encoding PSP1 domain-containing protein, with protein sequence MTKVIGVRFRTAGKIYYFSPGKFEIKQGDHVIVETARGVEYGKVVIGTRKVKDQEVIQPLKSVIRIATEQDQKTEEKNREKEKEAFQICLEKIRKHGLEMKLIDAEYTFDNNKVLFYFTADGRIDFRELVKDLAAVFRIRIELRQIGVRDETKIRGGIGICGRPLCCHTYLSEFAAVSIKMAKEQNLSLNPTKISGVCGRLMCCLTNEEETYEELNSQLPSVGDTVTTSDGLTGTVHSLSVLRKLVKVVVNLENDEKEIREYQAEELKFRPRKRKAKVSKEEMRKLAELEKGEGASRLDDK encoded by the coding sequence ATGACAAAAGTGATTGGAGTAAGGTTTCGGACAGCCGGAAAAATCTACTATTTTTCACCGGGAAAGTTTGAGATCAAACAGGGAGACCACGTGATTGTGGAGACTGCGCGCGGTGTAGAGTATGGAAAGGTTGTGATCGGAACCAGAAAAGTAAAAGATCAAGAGGTGATACAGCCGCTGAAGTCTGTCATTCGGATCGCCACAGAGCAGGATCAGAAGACAGAAGAGAAAAATAGAGAGAAAGAAAAGGAAGCATTTCAGATTTGTCTGGAAAAGATCAGAAAGCATGGTCTGGAGATGAAACTGATCGATGCGGAATATACATTTGACAACAATAAAGTGCTGTTTTATTTCACAGCAGACGGGCGTATCGATTTCCGTGAGCTGGTAAAAGATCTTGCAGCAGTATTTCGCATTCGGATCGAGCTGCGTCAGATCGGTGTAAGAGATGAGACGAAGATCCGGGGCGGAATCGGAATCTGCGGAAGACCATTATGCTGTCACACGTATTTGTCCGAGTTTGCTGCGGTTTCCATTAAGATGGCAAAAGAGCAGAATCTGTCCCTGAATCCGACCAAGATTTCCGGAGTGTGCGGAAGGCTGATGTGCTGTCTGACGAACGAGGAAGAGACTTATGAAGAATTAAACAGCCAGCTTCCGTCAGTAGGAGATACGGTTACGACTTCAGATGGATTGACAGGAACGGTCCATTCCTTAAGTGTTCTGAGAAAACTGGTGAAAGTAGTTGTAAATCTGGAAAACGATGAAAAAGAAATCAGGGAATATCAGGCGGAAGAATTAAAATTCCGTCCGCGTAAGCGAAAAGCGAAGGTCTCAAAAGAAGAGATGCGCAAGCTCGCGGAACTGGAAAAGGGAGAAGGAGCGTCAAGATTAGATGACAAATAA
- a CDS encoding tRNA1(Val) (adenine(37)-N6)-methyltransferase: protein MTNNLKSGERLDDLQLNGLQIIQDPERFCFGIDAVMLSDFAKVKPGEKVLDLGTGTGILPILLSAKTRGEHFIGLEIQKESADMARRSIEWNHLQEKIEIVQGDIKEAAALFKPTFFDVIVTNPPYMLNQHGLQNPGDAKAIARHEILCTLDDILRESKQLLADGKGRFYMIHKPFRLAEILTKMSEYKIEPKRIRFVHPYIDKEPTMVLIEGLRGGKPRVTIEPPIIMYTR from the coding sequence ATGACAAATAATTTAAAATCCGGAGAGCGTCTGGATGATCTGCAGCTTAATGGGCTTCAGATTATCCAGGATCCGGAACGATTTTGTTTTGGGATTGATGCGGTGATGCTTTCTGATTTTGCCAAGGTCAAACCGGGGGAGAAGGTTCTGGATCTGGGAACCGGAACCGGGATCTTACCGATTTTATTGTCTGCAAAGACCCGGGGAGAGCATTTTATCGGACTTGAGATTCAAAAAGAAAGTGCTGATATGGCGCGAAGAAGTATAGAGTGGAATCATCTGCAGGAAAAAATTGAGATTGTGCAGGGAGATATCAAAGAGGCGGCAGCGTTATTCAAGCCGACTTTTTTTGATGTGATCGTGACCAATCCACCGTATATGCTGAATCAGCATGGTCTGCAGAATCCGGGAGATGCCAAAGCGATCGCACGGCATGAGATTTTATGTACTCTGGATGATATTTTACGAGAGAGCAAACAATTACTTGCGGACGGGAAAGGGCGGTTTTATATGATACACAAACCGTTTCGTCTGGCAGAGATTCTGACGAAGATGAGTGAATATAAGATCGAACCGAAGCGGATCCGATTTGTGCATCCTTATATTGATAAGGAACCTACGATGGTGCTGATCGAAGGTCTTCGAGGCGGAAAACCGAGGGTAACGATCGAACCGCCTATAATTATGTATACCCGGTGA
- the rsmI gene encoding 16S rRNA (cytidine(1402)-2'-O)-methyltransferase, producing MTGTLYLCATPIGNLEDMTFRVIRTLKEVDLIAAEDTRNSIKLLNHFEIQTPMTSYHEYNKYEKGRKLVEKLLEGQNIALITDAGTPGISDPGEELVKMCYESGISVTSLPGAAACITALTISGLSTRRFAFEAFLPSDKKEREQILKEMETETRTMIVYEAPHRLVKTLKLFLERLGNRKITVCRELTKRHETALAVTLEEAVAHYEANPPKGECVLVIEGKSREEAREEERKQWEEMTIEDHMEVYTKQGMDKKSAMKAVAKDRGVSKRDIYQYLESRK from the coding sequence ATGACAGGAACGTTATATTTGTGTGCAACTCCAATCGGAAATCTGGAGGATATGACTTTTCGTGTGATCCGTACACTCAAAGAAGTGGATCTGATCGCAGCGGAGGATACAAGAAACAGTATCAAGCTGTTAAATCATTTTGAGATACAGACACCAATGACCAGTTATCACGAATACAATAAATACGAAAAAGGAAGAAAGCTGGTAGAAAAGCTGTTGGAAGGACAGAATATCGCTTTGATCACAGATGCCGGAACGCCCGGAATTTCGGATCCCGGAGAGGAACTCGTGAAGATGTGCTATGAATCCGGAATTTCGGTAACATCTCTTCCGGGGGCAGCAGCCTGTATTACGGCGCTGACAATTTCCGGGCTGTCTACCAGACGATTTGCATTTGAAGCATTTTTGCCATCGGATAAAAAAGAGCGGGAACAGATTTTAAAGGAGATGGAGACTGAAACGAGGACTATGATCGTATATGAAGCACCTCATCGTCTTGTAAAGACTCTGAAATTGTTTCTGGAGCGGCTTGGAAACCGGAAGATTACCGTATGCCGGGAGTTGACAAAACGTCATGAGACAGCTCTTGCAGTGACTTTGGAAGAAGCAGTGGCTCATTATGAGGCAAATCCTCCAAAAGGGGAATGTGTTCTGGTGATCGAGGGGAAGAGCCGGGAAGAAGCCCGGGAAGAGGAGAGAAAACAGTGGGAAGAAATGACCATTGAAGATCACATGGAAGTATACACAAAACAGGGAATGGATAAGAAATCAGCAATGAAAGCTGTCGCAAAGGACAGGGGAGTGTCCAAGCGGGATATTTACCAATATCTGGAAAGCAGAAAATAA
- a CDS encoding ABC transporter ATP-binding protein yields the protein MASITLENLNKTYPNGFVSVKNLSLHIEDGEFVTFFGPSGCGKSTILRMIGGMEDITSGEIYLGKDLLNDILPRDRSLAMAFQNYQLYSHLNVYDNIALGLRLRNLPRQIIDSRVKMAAHFFNITDILEKKIRVINEAQKQRVALGRAVVCKPKVLLVDEDFARQNEHRRKEMMRDIRRINKELGITVLYVTNKRGETEIAGQKVISMRDGEIVDIKKI from the coding sequence ATGGCGAGTATTACTCTTGAAAATCTGAACAAGACATATCCCAACGGATTTGTATCTGTCAAAAATCTTTCTTTGCATATAGAAGACGGAGAGTTTGTTACCTTTTTCGGACCAAGCGGCTGCGGAAAATCCACCATACTTCGCATGATCGGTGGTATGGAGGATATTACATCCGGTGAAATCTATCTCGGAAAAGATCTGCTCAACGATATTCTGCCCCGTGACCGTAGTCTTGCCATGGCGTTTCAGAATTATCAGCTCTATTCTCACTTAAACGTGTATGACAATATCGCGCTTGGACTGCGCCTTCGCAATCTTCCGCGGCAGATTATTGACAGCCGTGTGAAAATGGCAGCACATTTTTTCAATATCACGGACATTCTTGAGAAAAAGATCCGGGTGATCAATGAGGCGCAGAAACAACGCGTTGCACTTGGACGTGCTGTTGTATGCAAACCAAAAGTCCTTCTGGTCGATGAAGATTTTGCCCGACAGAACGAACATCGCAGAAAAGAAATGATGCGTGATATCCGGCGCATCAACAAAGAGCTTGGCATTACAGTCCTCTATGTAACTAACAAGCGGGGAGAAACTGAGATTGCAGGACAAAAAGTAATCTCCATGAGAGACGGAGAGATTGTGGATATCAAAAAAATCTGA
- a CDS encoding spore maturation protein, whose protein sequence is MNLFLYLTNFIVPFLILAIIVYGLLMKINVYEHFIKGARNGFLTVLKIMPTLIGLMVAVGILRASGFLEMISSCIGQFTAAIGFPGELVPLTVVKMFSSSAATGLLLDLYKEFGTDSLIGLIASISMSCTETIFYTMSVYFMTAKIKNSRYTLTGALIATFAGLAASVVLSQFMLQ, encoded by the coding sequence ATGAATCTTTTTCTCTACCTCACCAATTTTATTGTCCCGTTTCTGATCCTTGCCATCATCGTCTATGGACTTCTGATGAAGATCAACGTCTATGAACATTTCATCAAAGGTGCCCGAAACGGATTTTTAACCGTTCTCAAGATCATGCCCACACTCATCGGACTTATGGTGGCAGTGGGTATTCTCCGCGCTTCCGGGTTTCTGGAGATGATTTCCTCCTGTATCGGGCAGTTTACTGCTGCCATTGGATTTCCCGGAGAACTGGTTCCTCTTACGGTTGTCAAAATGTTTTCTTCCTCAGCCGCTACCGGACTTCTTCTGGATCTCTATAAAGAGTTTGGTACGGATTCTCTGATCGGACTGATCGCATCCATTTCCATGTCCTGTACAGAGACCATCTTTTATACTATGAGTGTCTATTTCATGACCGCAAAGATCAAAAACTCCCGCTACACACTGACTGGAGCGCTGATTGCCACCTTCGCCGGACTTGCAGCCAGCGTGGTCCTGTCTCAATTCATGCTGCAATAG
- a CDS encoding DUF885 domain-containing protein: MSDRLRKSTKKQVISIILVLTLLLSVILSGCHGQSSEIQNKKFRKFTETLFCQEVASNTVSLHYTLKDPGQYGIQDSPVTFGYFNTDKGTRKISTENTQAALKRFSYRKLSRENRLTYDVLDYYLELSKKESDYLLYEEPMGTVSGVQTQIPVLLSEYQFQSKEDVDAYLELMKTTPDYFNSLIAFEQEKAQKGLFMASYTADTVIEQCQAFIDMGDSNYLISTFVDRIQKLTDLSESEKSDYIQKNAYMLQTYVLPAYQQLIKTVVELKDSGKNEEGLCYLPNGKEYYELTVQASTGSARTVPQLQKLTKNQMKDDLAAMKAVIGLTAEQAKETAVMESTDPKEILNSLSLDIQKTFPKLPQTSVEVKYVPKAMEAHLSPAFYMIPALDDTEENVIYVNQAQMGNKLTLYTTLAHEGYPGHLYQTVYYASTKPDPLRSIFNFGGYVEGWATYAEMGSYYLADSLTREQAVLLQKNSSILLALYALADMGIHYDGWNRMDTVKFFKEYGVGSAEIVNQIYDLIIGSPGNYLKYYIGYVEFLELKKKWVEKKGENFSQKEFHKAVLDVGPAPFELVEKYMWQGEK; this comes from the coding sequence ATGTCAGATCGTTTGCGAAAGAGCACAAAAAAGCAAGTCATCTCGATCATTCTTGTTCTTACTTTGCTGTTGTCTGTGATATTGTCAGGATGTCACGGGCAGTCTTCAGAAATCCAGAATAAAAAGTTCAGAAAGTTTACCGAAACCTTATTTTGTCAGGAAGTGGCGTCAAATACGGTCAGTCTGCATTATACACTCAAAGATCCCGGTCAGTATGGGATTCAGGATTCCCCGGTTACATTCGGATATTTTAATACGGATAAAGGAACCCGAAAAATTTCCACAGAAAATACACAGGCGGCATTGAAACGATTTTCCTATCGGAAATTATCAAGGGAAAACAGGCTTACATATGATGTGTTGGATTATTATCTGGAGTTATCTAAAAAAGAAAGTGATTATCTGCTGTATGAAGAGCCCATGGGGACAGTCAGCGGTGTGCAGACACAGATTCCGGTACTGTTGTCAGAATATCAGTTTCAAAGCAAAGAAGATGTGGATGCTTATCTGGAGTTGATGAAAACAACACCCGATTATTTTAATTCCCTGATCGCATTTGAACAGGAAAAGGCACAAAAAGGGCTTTTTATGGCAAGCTATACGGCGGACACCGTAATTGAACAGTGTCAGGCATTCATTGATATGGGAGACTCCAACTATCTGATTTCCACGTTTGTTGATCGGATCCAGAAGCTTACAGATCTGTCCGAATCGGAGAAAAGTGATTATATCCAGAAAAATGCATATATGCTGCAGACCTATGTGTTGCCGGCCTATCAGCAGCTGATTAAAACCGTGGTGGAGTTGAAAGATTCCGGTAAGAACGAAGAAGGACTCTGTTATCTGCCAAACGGAAAAGAATATTATGAACTGACAGTGCAGGCGTCCACAGGATCTGCAAGAACAGTTCCTCAATTACAGAAACTGACAAAGAATCAAATGAAAGATGATCTGGCGGCAATGAAAGCTGTGATCGGACTGACAGCAGAACAGGCAAAGGAAACAGCAGTGATGGAATCTACCGATCCAAAAGAAATATTAAACAGCCTGAGTCTGGATATTCAGAAGACGTTCCCAAAACTTCCCCAGACGAGTGTAGAAGTAAAATATGTGCCAAAAGCCATGGAAGCACATCTAAGTCCGGCATTCTATATGATACCGGCATTGGATGACACAGAAGAAAATGTCATCTATGTCAATCAGGCCCAGATGGGTAATAAGCTGACACTGTATACAACACTGGCCCATGAGGGGTATCCGGGGCATCTGTATCAGACGGTTTATTACGCATCGACAAAGCCGGATCCACTGCGCAGTATTTTCAATTTTGGCGGATATGTAGAAGGCTGGGCAACGTATGCGGAAATGGGTTCCTACTATCTGGCAGATTCTCTTACCAGAGAGCAGGCGGTTCTGCTTCAGAAAAACAGTTCCATTTTGCTGGCATTGTATGCGCTGGCAGATATGGGCATTCATTATGATGGGTGGAATCGGATGGATACTGTAAAATTTTTCAAAGAATATGGAGTCGGAAGTGCGGAGATCGTAAATCAGATTTATGATCTGATCATTGGATCTCCGGGAAATTATCTGAAGTATTATATCGGCTATGTAGAATTTCTGGAATTAAAGAAAAAATGGGTCGAAAAAAAAGGCGAGAATTTTTCCCAGAAAGAATTTCATAAGGCAGTACTGGATGTAGGACCGGCACCGTTTGAACTGGTAGAAAAATATATGTGGCAGGGAGAAAAATAA
- a CDS encoding nucleoside recognition domain-containing protein, which yields MLNYLWAGMIIIGIIYGAFTGKMPDITNAALDSAKDAVTLCITMVGVMAFWMGIMEIASRAGIIEMASKKMRPLIRFLFPDIPKEHQANQYITTNFIANFLGLGWAATPAGLQGMQALAELEQERRMKRAPGKARKPGVASNEMCTFLIMNISSLQLIPINVIAYRSQYGSVNPAAIVGAGIVATTVSTLAGMVYCKIMDRKR from the coding sequence ATGTTGAATTATCTGTGGGCAGGAATGATTATAATCGGAATCATATATGGTGCATTCACCGGAAAAATGCCCGATATCACGAATGCAGCTCTGGATTCTGCAAAAGATGCAGTAACCTTGTGTATTACAATGGTGGGAGTGATGGCATTCTGGATGGGAATCATGGAAATTGCGTCCCGGGCGGGAATTATTGAGATGGCATCGAAAAAAATGAGACCGCTGATCCGATTTTTGTTTCCTGATATTCCGAAAGAGCATCAGGCGAATCAGTATATTACAACAAACTTTATTGCAAATTTTCTGGGGCTTGGCTGGGCGGCAACGCCTGCCGGACTTCAGGGAATGCAGGCACTGGCCGAATTAGAACAGGAAAGAAGGATGAAAAGAGCGCCGGGAAAGGCAAGAAAGCCCGGCGTGGCATCCAATGAAATGTGCACATTTCTGATCATGAATATCTCTTCGCTGCAGTTGATCCCGATCAATGTGATCGCCTACCGGAGTCAGTATGGAAGTGTGAATCCGGCGGCAATTGTAGGTGCGGGGATTGTGGCGACAACAGTGAGTACGCTGGCCGGGATGGTGTATTGTAAGATTATGGACAGGAAGAGATAA
- a CDS encoding HD domain-containing protein, which produces MDFYTAKTQFNNYLKDYDCHNDKICLKIVHTYGVVKESADIAARMKLSEEDTSLAKMIALLHDIGRFEQLKQFDSFLPDTMDHAAYGVKILFDNAPHQNLIRNFIPESDFDEIIRISIAKHSDFKLDGISDARTLLHAKIIRDADKLDNCRVKLEDRLETFMDTSAEETGASAISPKVRDSILRHECILSSDRVTPMDYWISYLAYFYDINFRESLDIIEEQNYIPKIIARIPYTNPETKEVMKRVEEELIEYARIGLISSCP; this is translated from the coding sequence ATGGATTTTTATACCGCCAAAACCCAATTCAACAATTATTTAAAAGACTACGACTGCCACAATGACAAAATTTGTCTAAAAATCGTACATACCTACGGTGTTGTCAAAGAAAGTGCCGATATTGCCGCCCGTATGAAATTATCTGAGGAAGATACGTCCCTCGCCAAGATGATCGCACTGCTGCATGATATCGGACGTTTTGAACAGTTGAAGCAATTTGACAGTTTTCTCCCTGACACGATGGATCACGCAGCTTACGGAGTCAAAATTCTGTTCGACAATGCGCCTCATCAAAATCTGATCCGTAACTTTATTCCAGAATCAGATTTTGACGAAATCATCCGTATTTCCATTGCCAAACACAGTGATTTTAAGCTGGATGGAATTTCCGATGCACGTACTTTACTTCATGCAAAGATCATCCGGGATGCCGATAAACTGGACAACTGCCGTGTAAAACTGGAAGACAGACTGGAAACTTTTATGGATACTTCCGCAGAGGAAACAGGCGCCTCTGCGATTTCTCCAAAAGTAAGAGATTCTATTTTACGTCATGAATGTATCCTGTCCTCTGACCGGGTAACACCGATGGATTACTGGATTTCTTATCTTGCTTATTTTTATGATATTAACTTCCGGGAAAGTCTGGATATCATCGAAGAGCAAAACTATATTCCCAAAATCATTGCCAGGATCCCTTATACCAATCCGGAGACAAAAGAAGTGATGAAACGCGTGGAAGAAGAATTGATCGAGTATGCCCGGATCGGACTTATCTCTTCCTGTCCATAA
- a CDS encoding LytR/AlgR family response regulator transcription factor, with the protein MLRVAVVEDETEYRGLIQEMVGRYAKEYDLQIQTTAFPDGRELVQNYHKFDILLMDIEMPHLNGMEAAQKIRELDKEVVIVFITNMAQYAIKGYEVDALDFILKPLNYYTFSMRFTRAVGRVKNREGKRICLNLPDGAKFLDSREIYYVEIQNRMLHYHTKAGVFTIRGALKDVQEELEDWHFAKCNQCYLVNLKYVSEIRKNIAVVSGDELEISRRNRPAFLSAVVDFLGG; encoded by the coding sequence ATGCTGCGTGTAGCTGTTGTAGAAGATGAAACTGAATATCGTGGATTGATACAGGAGATGGTGGGCAGATATGCAAAGGAATATGATCTCCAGATTCAGACTACAGCATTTCCGGACGGCAGAGAGCTGGTTCAGAATTATCACAAATTTGACATTCTTCTGATGGATATCGAAATGCCTCATCTCAATGGTATGGAGGCGGCTCAGAAGATACGGGAACTGGATAAGGAGGTAGTGATTGTTTTTATCACGAATATGGCGCAGTATGCGATCAAGGGCTACGAAGTAGATGCGCTGGATTTCATTTTAAAACCGCTCAACTATTATACCTTTTCCATGCGTTTTACAAGAGCTGTGGGAAGAGTGAAAAACCGGGAAGGAAAAAGGATCTGTCTGAATCTTCCGGATGGGGCGAAATTTCTGGACAGCAGAGAGATCTATTATGTAGAGATCCAGAACCGGATGCTCCACTATCACACGAAAGCAGGAGTATTTACGATTCGCGGAGCATTAAAGGACGTGCAGGAAGAGCTGGAAGACTGGCATTTTGCAAAATGCAATCAGTGTTATCTGGTGAATTTGAAGTATGTTTCCGAAATCAGAAAAAACATTGCGGTTGTGAGTGGAGATGAGCTGGAAATCAGCAGGAGAAACAGACCTGCATTTCTGAGTGCAGTGGTAGATTTTCTGGGAGGCTGA
- a CDS encoding ATP-binding protein → MSENLKLGMESLWYGINLWISCLVFLLPLRRKTHFKVRLILSGAVCVLILSGVYYLIENLTDWSYWGQVPLLFITYFSAVLIFYSCVKGKGFGLWYCGVWGTMTFLLVLETSYVLCSPLLGDLGNWLLKILFSVAVNVAIGLTLARWMPEKGQYQIGPRQMVSAWVFCIMSENLFIYAKVDPGAALFNIVLQFYCITLLYLQSALFKKSSMRKELETIQLLWHQQKGQYQLSKETIELINHKCHDLKHQVQAIRAVKDEKERETYLEKIEKSVQIYSAIVRTGNEILDTILTEKSLICENSGIHINCVADGSLLAFMNPVDLYTLFGNALDNAIEAVRKLESKEKRVIDIMLYERQSFLMLQIVNPMCGEVKFEDGLPLTTKAKNGYHGYGMKSMLHTIQKYEGHLTTEVKNGCFYFNVMLPLERDSNKK, encoded by the coding sequence ATGAGTGAAAATCTAAAGCTGGGAATGGAGAGCCTGTGGTATGGGATTAATTTATGGATATCCTGTTTGGTGTTTCTGCTTCCGCTGAGAAGAAAGACACATTTTAAAGTCAGACTGATTCTGTCGGGAGCAGTATGTGTTTTAATTCTGTCCGGAGTATATTATTTGATAGAAAATCTTACAGACTGGAGCTACTGGGGGCAGGTGCCCCTTTTATTTATCACGTATTTTAGTGCGGTTCTGATTTTTTACAGTTGTGTGAAGGGCAAGGGATTTGGCCTCTGGTATTGTGGTGTATGGGGAACGATGACATTTTTGCTGGTACTGGAAACCAGCTATGTACTTTGCAGTCCACTGCTGGGAGATTTGGGAAACTGGCTTTTGAAAATTTTATTTTCGGTGGCAGTAAATGTGGCCATAGGACTGACACTGGCTCGCTGGATGCCGGAAAAGGGGCAATATCAGATTGGCCCGAGACAGATGGTTTCTGCATGGGTGTTTTGTATTATGTCAGAAAATTTGTTTATTTACGCAAAGGTCGATCCGGGGGCTGCTTTATTCAACATTGTGTTGCAGTTTTATTGTATCACCTTATTGTATCTGCAAAGTGCATTGTTTAAAAAGAGCAGTATGAGAAAAGAGCTGGAAACCATTCAGCTTCTCTGGCATCAACAAAAAGGGCAGTATCAGCTGTCCAAAGAGACGATAGAGCTGATCAATCACAAATGTCATGATCTGAAGCATCAGGTACAGGCGATACGTGCTGTCAAAGATGAAAAAGAGAGGGAAACATATCTCGAAAAAATTGAAAAATCCGTGCAGATCTACAGTGCTATTGTGAGAACAGGAAATGAAATTCTGGATACCATTTTGACAGAAAAAAGTCTGATCTGTGAAAATAGCGGGATTCATATCAACTGTGTGGCAGATGGATCTCTGCTGGCTTTTATGAATCCGGTAGATTTGTATACATTGTTTGGAAATGCTCTGGATAACGCAATTGAAGCGGTGAGAAAGCTGGAAAGCAAAGAAAAAAGAGTGATTGATATCATGCTGTACGAAAGACAAAGCTTTCTGATGCTGCAGATAGTCAATCCGATGTGCGGAGAAGTGAAGTTTGAGGATGGACTTCCGCTTACGACAAAGGCGAAGAACGGATATCACGGATATGGAATGAAGAGCATGCTCCATACCATTCAAAAATATGAGGGACATTTGACAACAGAGGTAAAAAATGGATGTTTTTATTTCAACGTTATGCTTCCTCTTGAAAGAGATTCCAACAAAAAGTAG